The following proteins are encoded in a genomic region of Lactiplantibacillus plantarum:
- a CDS encoding C39 family peptidase — protein MPRHLRKRRRSWTLIIIAMVLLGVIGFTSTQVSDWIDASFTTKQTDAAKSSSQTKPKSVNQVKLDVPLVNQMTTPRLYNGCEVTSLTMLMNYAHINVTKNELAAKITSVPLTYSDGEHGNPEYGFVGDITGNDPGLGVYHKPIYKLAKTETSQVKDLTGANFDTVIEQLEQGRPVWTITTASFAPVSTMQTWQTPQGSVKVTYDMHSVVIVGFNRTKKLIYINNPYGEKQQAVSWKNFEAAYNQMGKQAIVLTLPH, from the coding sequence CCGGTCCTGGACGCTGATCATAATTGCCATGGTGCTTTTGGGGGTCATTGGATTTACAAGCACACAAGTTTCTGACTGGATTGATGCATCGTTTACAACTAAACAAACGGATGCAGCTAAGTCTAGTTCCCAAACGAAGCCCAAGTCGGTCAATCAGGTCAAGTTGGACGTCCCGCTAGTGAATCAAATGACAACACCACGTTTATACAATGGTTGTGAAGTCACATCGTTAACGATGTTGATGAATTACGCGCATATCAATGTCACTAAAAATGAATTAGCGGCAAAGATTACGAGTGTGCCACTCACTTATAGTGACGGCGAACATGGGAATCCAGAGTATGGGTTTGTTGGGGATATTACTGGTAACGATCCTGGGTTAGGTGTCTATCATAAGCCAATCTATAAATTGGCGAAAACTGAGACTAGTCAGGTGAAGGACTTAACGGGGGCAAACTTTGATACTGTGATTGAACAGTTAGAACAAGGACGGCCCGTTTGGACAATTACGACGGCTTCGTTTGCACCGGTCAGCACGATGCAAACTTGGCAGACACCACAGGGCTCCGTTAAAGTGACTTATGATATGCACAGCGTGGTCATTGTTGGCTTTAACCGGACTAAAAAGTTGATTTATATTAACAATCCGTACGGAGAAAAACAGCAGGCAGTCAGCTGGAAGAATTTTGAGGCTGCTTATAATCAGATGGGCAAGCAAGCCATTGTTCTGACGTTACCACATTAG
- a CDS encoding GH25 family lysozyme, with amino-acid sequence MGIKRLSWLVGTAVVATLGRQITVQAQGHAVVDISEWQGQLSPSQVQAMKSQVLFVINRRQYGLNYVDRDAANNTALYVRYGIPFGEYDFSQFTDAASARREAQAFYARSNKAARFYALDFEVNTVRSGSTNAAVAAWYCEMRALTNKKLIFYSYASFALTYANQARQRFDAQWIGALTPNPPIISAALWQYTNRYHLAGLAAPVDNSRVITSVHPVSWWLGTTRGTPGVAIKAQPRLKVVHDRHLTMPAHNQQHGRAGQAVVAIKRPAVQPAVKTRPVQQKVVSNKSRSQTVARVKRRSLQTISVNSHHGKITQHRAIRRRATQPKVIKLKATRRTGTQFKLNTSKATKLRRPGKSIRTKPVTRSKGRTRQRLTRRQPSLRQRVTKNRQSRRRALRVTVQRRGSTIRRAPRRQRTQIRPVHNTSRDKRGLS; translated from the coding sequence ATGGGGATTAAAAGGCTCAGTTGGTTAGTTGGAACGGCGGTGGTCGCCACACTTGGCAGGCAAATTACGGTTCAAGCACAGGGACACGCGGTGGTCGATATTTCCGAGTGGCAAGGACAGCTCAGCCCAAGTCAGGTGCAGGCGATGAAGTCGCAAGTGCTATTTGTGATCAATCGTCGTCAGTATGGTTTAAATTATGTTGACCGGGACGCAGCGAATAATACGGCATTATATGTTCGTTATGGGATTCCATTTGGTGAGTATGATTTTTCGCAATTTACGGATGCCGCTAGCGCGCGCCGTGAAGCCCAAGCGTTTTATGCGCGCTCCAATAAAGCTGCGCGTTTTTATGCTTTGGATTTTGAAGTTAATACGGTACGTTCAGGATCAACTAATGCGGCAGTTGCGGCTTGGTATTGTGAAATGCGCGCATTGACTAACAAAAAACTGATCTTCTATTCGTATGCTTCGTTCGCACTGACGTATGCCAACCAAGCGCGGCAACGGTTTGATGCCCAGTGGATTGGTGCGCTAACGCCTAACCCACCAATCATTTCGGCGGCATTATGGCAGTATACCAATCGCTATCATTTAGCTGGGCTAGCGGCACCGGTTGATAATAGTCGGGTCATTACTAGTGTTCATCCCGTTTCGTGGTGGTTGGGGACGACCCGTGGCACACCCGGTGTTGCGATTAAAGCTCAACCAAGACTGAAAGTTGTGCACGATCGCCATTTGACTATGCCGGCCCACAATCAACAGCATGGACGGGCGGGCCAAGCAGTTGTCGCCATTAAGAGGCCAGCAGTTCAGCCAGCTGTGAAGACTCGGCCGGTGCAGCAGAAAGTGGTAAGCAATAAGTCGCGTTCGCAGACCGTGGCGCGCGTCAAACGGCGGTCATTGCAAACGATCAGTGTTAACAGCCATCATGGCAAAATAACTCAGCATCGCGCCATTCGACGCCGAGCGACTCAGCCCAAAGTGATAAAACTTAAAGCGACGCGACGTACAGGAACACAGTTTAAACTGAATACGTCCAAAGCAACTAAACTTCGGCGGCCCGGTAAGAGTATTCGAACAAAACCGGTGACTCGTTCAAAAGGGCGAACGCGGCAGCGACTTACGCGACGTCAACCGTCACTGAGGCAGCGAGTAACGAAAAACAGGCAATCCCGCCGCCGCGCACTACGAGTAACGGTGCAGCGGCGAGGGTCGACGATTCGTCGTGCACCACGTCGGCAACGAACACAAATACGTCCCGTACATAACACTTCTCGGGACAAGCGAGGACTTAGCTGA
- the tyrS gene encoding tyrosine--tRNA ligase yields the protein MNIIDDLKWRGAINQQTDEAGLKELTENQSVSLYCGIDPTGDSMHIGHLIPFMILKRFQLAGHHPYVVVGGGTGAIGDPSGKNSERKLQTMDQVKHNQDGLSAQMYKLFGHDENFSIVNNYDWLSKISLLDFLRDYGKLFSVNTMLNKEVVASRLEVGISYTEFTYQILQSVDFLHLYRAEHVQLQIGGADQWGNITAGTDLIHRLEGNDAKAYGLTIPLLLKADGTKFGKTAGGAVWLNPERTSPYEFYQFWINQDDRDVVKYLKYFTFLSHEEIDRLAETVKTAPEKREAQRRLAEEVTEFVHGKQAVVEAENITKALFTGDVQSLTADEIEQGFKGVPSADVSAEKQNIVLWLVDATKFEPSRRQAREDIKNGAIRINGEKVTDVEAEIDPSAAFNGKFVIVRRGKKRYFLAHVK from the coding sequence ATGAACATTATCGATGATTTAAAATGGCGTGGTGCCATTAACCAACAAACGGATGAGGCCGGGTTAAAGGAACTTACCGAAAACCAATCAGTCTCACTATACTGTGGGATTGATCCAACCGGGGATAGTATGCATATTGGGCATTTGATTCCTTTCATGATTCTCAAACGATTCCAATTGGCTGGTCATCATCCCTACGTTGTAGTTGGTGGTGGGACGGGTGCTATCGGTGATCCATCTGGTAAGAACTCAGAACGTAAGTTACAGACCATGGATCAAGTGAAGCATAATCAGGATGGCTTAAGTGCTCAGATGTACAAGTTGTTTGGTCATGACGAAAACTTTTCGATTGTGAATAACTACGATTGGTTATCAAAAATTTCATTACTAGATTTCTTACGCGATTATGGTAAGTTGTTCAGTGTGAACACGATGCTGAACAAGGAAGTTGTTGCAAGCCGGTTGGAAGTGGGCATTTCATACACTGAATTCACATACCAAATCTTACAATCAGTTGACTTCTTACACTTGTACCGTGCTGAACATGTGCAACTCCAGATTGGTGGGGCTGATCAGTGGGGCAATATCACCGCGGGGACCGATTTGATCCACCGCTTAGAAGGCAATGACGCTAAGGCTTACGGATTAACAATTCCATTATTGTTGAAGGCGGATGGGACTAAGTTTGGTAAGACTGCTGGTGGGGCCGTATGGTTAAACCCTGAACGGACATCACCGTATGAATTCTATCAATTCTGGATCAACCAGGATGATCGAGACGTCGTCAAATACCTCAAGTACTTCACGTTCTTAAGTCATGAAGAAATCGATCGATTGGCCGAAACGGTGAAGACTGCACCTGAAAAACGGGAAGCACAACGGCGCTTAGCTGAAGAAGTCACGGAATTTGTTCATGGCAAGCAGGCGGTAGTTGAAGCTGAAAATATTACTAAGGCGTTGTTTACTGGTGATGTTCAAAGTTTAACGGCGGACGAAATTGAACAAGGTTTCAAGGGTGTGCCATCAGCAGACGTCTCAGCTGAAAAGCAAAACATTGTCTTGTGGCTGGTTGATGCTACGAAATTCGAACCTTCTCGGCGTCAAGCACGTGAAGATATTAAAAACGGTGCGATTCGAATCAATGGTGAAAAGGTGACGGATGTCGAGGCCGAGATTGATCCGTCCGCAGCCTTTAATGGTAAATTTGTCATTGTACGTCGTGGTAAGAAACGTTACTTCTTGGCACATGTTAAGTAA
- a CDS encoding ECF transporter S component — protein MKVLVGVKFNTRTIAILGMLIALNVVISIFFHIPIPMTHGYINLCDAGIFIAALIFGWRGGVIVGGASGLLLDLLLGYPQYMFFSLLVHGLEGGIAGYLGASKSHGRQIAAIITAVVVMVVGYFLSDSLLYTMATGLVGVPTNLVQAVVGGILAFPIVAGIRPIVKRHLNF, from the coding sequence ATGAAAGTTTTGGTGGGGGTTAAATTTAATACACGGACGATTGCAATCCTGGGGATGTTGATCGCACTTAATGTTGTTATTTCTATCTTTTTCCATATCCCAATCCCGATGACACACGGTTATATTAACTTATGTGATGCGGGAATCTTTATTGCAGCACTGATTTTTGGCTGGCGTGGTGGGGTCATTGTTGGCGGTGCTAGCGGACTATTACTAGATTTATTGCTAGGGTATCCACAGTATATGTTTTTCTCACTACTCGTTCATGGTTTAGAGGGCGGAATAGCAGGATATCTTGGTGCTAGCAAATCACATGGTCGACAGATTGCAGCGATAATTACTGCGGTAGTGGTGATGGTGGTCGGATACTTTTTGTCAGATTCGCTGTTGTATACGATGGCAACTGGATTGGTTGGTGTACCGACTAATTTAGTTCAAGCTGTGGTTGGTGGTATCTTGGCATTCCCAATTGTTGCGGGAATTCGACCAATCGTTAAACGTCATTTGAATTTTTAA
- a CDS encoding LysR family transcriptional regulator: MIENYLLEELITFAHEHTLAKTAAALNVTQPTITRGMQKLETMLAVRLFDRQPNRITLTPTGQLAAQEAEQLLTQQRTFVTKIQNYEQSLVTRTVETTLPGPLALLTHLKTVLPNSLRVRQPLIADDQITEHLINRQASFIFSNQEILTAGIESRFIGTENLVVHLQRFMYRANQPSITFAELKGISFVVLSAIGIWKDIIQQAIPDAKFLYQPQRTAFTEITKYSDFPYFSTNFTALAPHQLDSQADDDNRVAIPISDTRAHMPIYVNYLVSNRQSLMPLFKQFEAAWPANLKHTSTS, from the coding sequence ATGATTGAAAATTATTTATTAGAAGAGCTGATCACATTCGCCCACGAGCACACGCTGGCTAAGACCGCGGCCGCATTAAACGTGACGCAACCAACTATCACTCGCGGCATGCAGAAATTGGAAACAATGCTCGCTGTTCGCTTATTTGATCGTCAACCCAATCGAATTACACTGACGCCCACTGGCCAGTTAGCCGCTCAGGAAGCTGAACAATTATTGACACAACAACGGACTTTTGTAACCAAAATACAAAACTACGAGCAAAGCTTAGTCACACGTACCGTCGAAACCACCCTACCTGGTCCACTTGCCTTACTCACCCATCTCAAAACGGTATTACCTAATTCGCTGCGAGTAAGGCAACCACTGATTGCCGACGACCAAATCACTGAGCATCTCATTAACCGCCAGGCAAGTTTCATTTTCTCTAATCAGGAAATTCTGACGGCCGGCATTGAATCTCGCTTCATCGGTACTGAAAATCTCGTGGTCCATTTACAGCGATTCATGTACCGTGCGAACCAACCTAGCATCACGTTCGCCGAACTTAAGGGAATTAGCTTCGTGGTTCTAAGCGCAATCGGTATTTGGAAAGATATTATTCAGCAGGCCATCCCAGATGCTAAATTCTTATACCAACCCCAACGCACGGCCTTTACAGAAATCACTAAATACTCTGATTTTCCGTACTTCAGTACTAACTTTACCGCATTGGCGCCTCACCAGCTGGATAGCCAAGCCGATGATGACAATCGAGTCGCTATCCCGATTAGCGATACTCGTGCTCACATGCCAATCTATGTCAATTATCTTGTTAGCAATCGACAATCATTAATGCCCCTATTCAAGCAATTTGAAGCCGCGTGGCCAGCCAATCTCAAGCATACTTCCACGTCCTAG
- a CDS encoding aldo/keto reductase produces MVPTTKLNNGVVMPQLGFGVFQVPDLNECEAAVTAALKAGYRLIDTATAYQNETAVGRAIQKSGLRRDELFVTSKLWVSEFTYERAKQGIDASLQRLGVDYLDLYLLHQPYGDVMGAWRALEEAYHAGKIRAIGVSNFYADQLKNLELTMSVQPAVNQIEVNPWYQQADEVRFNQDEHVRVEAWAPFAEGKHAIFSNPSIQTIAQAHGKTTGQVILRWLLQRGITVIPKSVHPERMAENIAVFDFELTAAEMSAMAELDQGVSQFFDHRDPVTIEQIFGASLRQLHE; encoded by the coding sequence ATGGTTCCAACAACGAAATTAAACAATGGTGTGGTTATGCCCCAATTGGGATTCGGCGTGTTCCAAGTCCCTGACCTGAATGAATGTGAAGCAGCGGTGACCGCGGCCTTAAAGGCTGGTTACCGTTTAATTGATACGGCAACGGCATACCAAAATGAAACCGCAGTGGGGCGGGCAATTCAAAAGAGTGGTCTTAGACGTGATGAACTCTTTGTCACTTCCAAGCTGTGGGTCTCAGAATTCACCTATGAACGTGCAAAGCAAGGTATTGATGCGTCATTACAACGTTTAGGCGTAGACTACTTGGACTTGTATCTTTTGCACCAACCTTATGGCGATGTGATGGGTGCTTGGCGTGCTTTAGAAGAGGCTTACCATGCTGGTAAGATTCGCGCAATTGGTGTTTCCAATTTTTATGCGGATCAGCTAAAGAACTTGGAACTGACCATGTCCGTGCAACCAGCTGTCAATCAAATCGAGGTCAATCCATGGTACCAGCAAGCAGACGAGGTCCGCTTTAATCAAGATGAACACGTACGGGTTGAAGCTTGGGCACCGTTTGCAGAAGGTAAGCATGCGATTTTCAGTAATCCAAGTATTCAAACTATCGCACAGGCCCATGGTAAGACGACCGGACAAGTCATCTTACGTTGGCTGTTGCAACGCGGGATTACGGTGATTCCAAAATCAGTGCATCCTGAACGTATGGCTGAGAATATCGCTGTTTTTGATTTTGAATTAACAGCTGCAGAAATGTCAGCAATGGCCGAACTTGATCAGGGCGTCAGTCAGTTCTTTGATCATCGTGATCCTGTGACAATTGAACAGATTTTTGGCGCTAGTTTACGACAATTACATGAATAA
- a CDS encoding aldo/keto reductase, with translation MTKTPTITLNDGRAIPAIGFGTFQIPDDGSTYQAVKEALAIGYRHIDTAVAYFNEDEVGQAIKDSGIPRDQIWVTSKLWLQDYGFDAASRAIDRSLTKLRLDYIDLYLIHQPYGDVPGAWQAMEAAQKAGKLKSIGVSNMTPTLWQKFVPQFETIPAVNQVEFNPYFQQQPLRQLLAAQDVKLEAWAPLGQGNQALFKEPIIQQLAIKYHKDAGQIILRFEHQEGVIVFPKSVHSARIKSNRDIFDFELTSTEMAQLRALDTGKGHHDPDAPGVSEQLLHAFDVHADD, from the coding sequence ATGACAAAAACACCAACTATTACGCTAAATGATGGCCGCGCGATTCCAGCAATTGGGTTTGGCACTTTCCAGATTCCAGACGACGGTTCCACTTATCAAGCAGTCAAAGAAGCATTGGCGATTGGTTATCGACACATTGACACAGCCGTGGCCTATTTTAACGAAGACGAAGTTGGTCAAGCTATTAAGGATAGTGGGATTCCACGGGACCAAATCTGGGTGACGAGTAAACTTTGGCTCCAAGACTACGGCTTTGACGCAGCCAGTCGCGCCATCGATCGTTCGTTAACTAAGTTGCGACTAGACTATATTGACTTGTACTTAATTCATCAACCTTATGGCGATGTTCCGGGTGCATGGCAAGCAATGGAAGCAGCCCAAAAGGCCGGGAAATTAAAGTCGATCGGTGTTTCCAATATGACACCAACGTTGTGGCAAAAATTTGTGCCACAATTTGAAACGATCCCTGCAGTCAATCAGGTTGAATTTAACCCGTACTTTCAGCAACAACCCTTGCGCCAATTACTCGCGGCACAAGATGTTAAATTAGAAGCTTGGGCGCCCTTGGGTCAGGGCAATCAAGCATTATTCAAAGAACCAATCATTCAACAATTGGCTATTAAGTATCATAAGGATGCTGGTCAAATCATTCTTAGATTTGAACATCAAGAAGGCGTGATCGTCTTTCCTAAATCAGTGCACAGTGCACGGATCAAGAGTAATCGGGATATCTTCGACTTTGAATTAACTTCGACTGAGATGGCCCAATTACGAGCTTTAGATACCGGTAAAGGTCACCACGACCCAGATGCGCCAGGGGTTTCAGAACAGTTGTTGCATGCCTTTGACGTGCATGCAGATGACTAG
- a CDS encoding MarR family winged helix-turn-helix transcriptional regulator translates to MATVDALDMFLTDYANISRYLNTRLNSLLATQHLTFDAFLIMHEIGQSPQPLLLMEIAHQHHVSRSAISRQIGVLLKHRYIEQQANATDRRQKGLSLTATGRHLDQQLMATMHKTVHQWTTQLGPQRVKTLLGIFTDFNEQIINNEVPASD, encoded by the coding sequence ATGGCTACCGTCGACGCTCTCGACATGTTTTTGACCGATTATGCCAATATCTCTCGTTACCTGAATACTCGCTTAAATTCACTACTGGCCACGCAACATCTTACCTTTGACGCTTTTTTAATCATGCATGAAATAGGTCAAAGCCCCCAGCCACTATTATTAATGGAGATCGCACATCAGCACCATGTCTCACGCAGCGCAATCTCACGCCAAATCGGAGTCCTCCTCAAACATCGATACATTGAGCAACAGGCTAATGCCACTGATCGCCGCCAAAAAGGACTTTCCTTAACGGCTACCGGCCGTCACCTAGATCAGCAACTAATGGCCACCATGCACAAAACGGTTCACCAGTGGACGACTCAATTGGGCCCGCAACGGGTGAAGACCCTGCTAGGCATCTTCACTGACTTTAACGAGCAAATTATCAATAATGAGGTTCCCGCCAGCGATTAA
- a CDS encoding APC family permease, producing MANEKQLRWSNIALIAFVAVWGLGNVVNNFALQGLSVVTSWILIMIIYFIPYTLIVGQLGSTFKDAEGGVSSWIRATSTKRLAYYAAWTYWIVHIPYLAQKPQGILIAFSWLFRGNGNFVNTTPALVVQAICLVLFLFFLWIASLGLTTLKRIGSVAGTGMFIMSILFIILAVSAPFMTKATVQTPNMFSLKSYLPKFDFTYFTTVSMLVFAVGGSEKISPYVNKTKNPGREFPLGMLVLAGMVAICALLGSFAMGILFNSKHIPADLMANGAYYAFQRLGAFYHVGNLFLILYAIANVLAQISALAFSIDAPLKILLGDADPEFIPKKLSKMNKKDVPVNGYILTGVLVSILIIIPALGIGNMNELFNWLLNLNSVVMPMRYLWVFLAYMLLNKHLKEFKSDYKFLKNPVAGRLVGAWCFLFTAFACILGMVPKTSYASNPSSWLFQLTLNILTPIIFVALGMILPMIARRHRTKTA from the coding sequence ATGGCAAACGAAAAACAACTTCGATGGTCCAACATTGCTTTAATTGCATTCGTGGCGGTCTGGGGCCTAGGTAACGTTGTCAATAATTTTGCGTTACAAGGGCTTTCAGTCGTCACTTCTTGGATTTTGATCATGATTATTTATTTTATTCCCTACACCTTGATTGTGGGTCAACTGGGTTCGACCTTTAAGGATGCTGAGGGGGGCGTCTCATCTTGGATTCGAGCAACGAGTACCAAGCGCCTAGCTTACTATGCTGCCTGGACTTATTGGATCGTGCACATTCCGTACTTAGCACAAAAACCCCAAGGGATTCTAATTGCATTCAGCTGGCTGTTCCGCGGTAATGGGAACTTCGTCAACACGACACCTGCGTTAGTCGTTCAAGCCATTTGTTTAGTGCTATTCTTATTCTTCCTCTGGATTGCTTCATTGGGACTAACGACACTGAAACGCATCGGGAGCGTTGCTGGTACGGGGATGTTCATCATGTCGATTTTATTCATCATCTTGGCCGTATCAGCACCGTTTATGACCAAGGCGACTGTTCAGACACCGAACATGTTTTCACTCAAGTCCTACTTACCTAAGTTTGACTTTACCTACTTTACGACCGTTTCAATGTTAGTCTTCGCGGTCGGGGGATCTGAAAAGATTTCGCCGTACGTTAATAAAACCAAAAATCCGGGACGTGAGTTTCCGTTAGGCATGTTAGTGCTCGCAGGTATGGTCGCAATCTGTGCCCTGCTGGGTTCATTTGCCATGGGGATTCTGTTTAACTCCAAGCACATTCCCGCTGATTTGATGGCCAACGGTGCTTACTACGCGTTTCAACGACTAGGTGCCTTCTACCACGTGGGCAATCTGTTCTTGATCCTCTACGCAATTGCCAATGTGCTTGCCCAAATCTCCGCCTTAGCGTTCTCAATCGATGCGCCATTGAAGATTTTGCTTGGTGATGCCGACCCTGAATTTATTCCCAAAAAATTAAGTAAAATGAACAAGAAGGATGTGCCCGTCAACGGTTACATCTTAACTGGGGTTTTGGTCAGCATTCTCATTATCATTCCTGCATTAGGGATTGGAAACATGAATGAACTCTTTAATTGGTTATTGAACTTAAATTCGGTCGTAATGCCGATGCGCTACCTGTGGGTCTTTCTAGCTTACATGCTACTCAACAAGCACTTAAAGGAATTCAAGAGTGATTACAAGTTCCTGAAAAACCCAGTCGCTGGCCGTTTGGTCGGTGCTTGGTGCTTCCTGTTTACAGCATTTGCTTGCATCCTCGGAATGGTTCCAAAGACTTCCTACGCTAGCAATCCTAGCAGTTGGCTCTTCCAACTGACTTTAAATATTCTAACGCCAATTATCTTTGTTGCCTTAGGGATGATTTTGCCGATGATTGCTCGTCGTCATCGCACTAAAACCGCTTAG
- a CDS encoding type I 3-dehydroquinate dehydratase — MKMKAGMVLKEVTVGELTLATGMPKIGVVLAGATREDLLRKAGQILTSVAQIVVWRLDPYQELDNRAELVNTAAQLQQVLGTIPLIAMFGLANDPAEVTEYYQTYQTLVNNRSVAGVDIDLAMVNQPDFMTLTKQMRANEIRLIASQTVTTATTDDLLATYHELAATGADVVRVTVAGHDAQTVLALMAATEQARQQLVVPIVATATGKFGRYNSVCSQLTGSAVAFGHVGRVGDQSQLAVSQVKQALQMLAPLEGA; from the coding sequence ATGAAAATGAAAGCAGGAATGGTCTTGAAAGAAGTTACAGTTGGGGAGTTAACGTTAGCGACAGGGATGCCTAAGATTGGTGTTGTTTTAGCGGGGGCCACACGGGAGGACCTCTTGCGTAAAGCGGGGCAGATTTTAACTTCGGTGGCACAAATTGTTGTTTGGCGGTTAGATCCTTATCAGGAATTGGATAACCGTGCGGAGTTAGTCAATACAGCGGCCCAATTGCAACAAGTTTTGGGGACGATTCCATTAATTGCCATGTTTGGGCTGGCAAACGATCCAGCTGAAGTGACCGAATATTATCAAACTTATCAAACATTAGTGAATAATCGAAGCGTGGCTGGCGTGGATATTGACTTAGCCATGGTCAATCAGCCAGATTTTATGACGTTGACCAAACAGATGCGTGCCAACGAAATTCGGTTAATTGCGAGCCAGACCGTCACGACAGCAACAACTGACGATTTATTGGCGACTTATCACGAATTAGCAGCAACTGGTGCTGATGTCGTGCGGGTGACAGTGGCTGGACATGATGCACAGACGGTGTTGGCATTAATGGCGGCAACTGAGCAAGCACGGCAGCAATTAGTTGTGCCAATCGTGGCAACGGCGACGGGCAAGTTTGGTCGTTATAACAGTGTCTGTAGTCAGTTGACGGGGTCGGCAGTTGCCTTTGGACACGTCGGCCGGGTCGGTGATCAAAGTCAATTAGCAGTGAGTCAGGTCAAACAGGCGTTACAAATGTTGGCACCACTTGAAGGGGCGTGA